A segment of the Ipomoea triloba cultivar NCNSP0323 chromosome 1, ASM357664v1 genome:
TGTGGTGTAAGGCTGCAACATTTTTATAGTCCTTACAAGGTTATATACCTTTCGTTTTAAACGATATCAACAAGCCCGtctagctcagttggtagagcgcaAGGCTCTTAACCTTGTGGTCGTGGGTTCGAGCCCCACGGTGGGCGATTTTGGATTTACTCTCTTGGTGTTGCGTCCTTTCCCTAGTTTTAAGGAAAATTGATTTATACTCTCTTAGACTTTTTTCCCCCTAGTTTTAAGGaaaattgtgtaaaaaaaagaagactttTTTCCCCCTAGTTTTAAGGAAAATTGATTTAtacttttagaatttttttttgatataaaGATATCATTGAAATGAACCTATCAACTATTGTCTTTTGAGATCATGGATTAGATTTGTtgagaataaaaaattatttttctttgttttagaATTTTAACCTCTGTTAGATATCATTGAAATGAACCCATCAATTAATCAATTCTTGTCCTTTGAGACCATGGATTAGATTTACTGAGAATAAAcaatccttttcttttttataattattttagttaaatCATCATCAATTTGAAATGATCTCATTAGTCAAGTCTTTTAACTGTTTGTGTACTGCTTTTTAAATGAATCATCCGTTAGGTGTGAATGTCTATTCAATTCAAGCTAGTCACTTGGGTTCAACATGCTAGATTATTCATTAATGACAACGTGTGTGTCAGTCCAAGGCATTATTAGTGGTTAAGATAtactaattaactttttaaatcaattattaGCATAAATTATCCATCGCACAAATGTTTTCAAAACAAAGAGAATAACTAAGTGAGTGAAATATGATTCTCGTATCGTCAATTCTTGTCAATACTTTATTGATCAACctcttatatattaatttgtttattatagACTCTCGAAATTCTAaacataaattttgtatgaaatcATATCAAATAAATCCTATACTAACAAAGAAAAGGTTAAATTTCTCTAGGGATTAATTGGGCGGCGAGATTTGAGGTGGTAATGAGGGTGGTGATAATGTAGTTTAGTACACAAATCTTGAAAAGGGTAAAGGACTTTAATGTGTAAAGCTGCTTTTAAGGAATCTTGTGGGATTACTTTGTTCGTTGGGTGTGTTTCAAGTTATGGTTGCAGTGCATAGTGCAGTGGCTTGGCAGGTTTTTCGAATCATTATAACCCACATGCCTGTCTTGGGCTCCATAGCTCCATTCTCTCTTCTTCCCTCCCAAGTCCCACCTtttacttactttttttttttaataaaatgtttaaattagTTACCAAGTTACATGTAAATgtatagagtcctaataaattcaatttaaaaaatacaattaagttcatatttaaaattatgcaattcAACTAAATTGGACTGATTATTCAGGTTATCAATAATGTGGTGATCattctattaaaattattattttaaatttattttaataattttaaataacataaaattaaaaaaaaaaaattagaaacccCCTCTCTTCCTAATATTAGCCTCCGGCTGTTACGAAGAATATTCTTCGTCTTCAGCAGGGAGACAAAGAAAACGTTTCCATGTCGGAAGAGCTTATTTTGTGTCCATATAACAGAGTTATATGATTAATTGTACTTTTAGATATAATTTGGtgattagtttaatttttttaataacttaatttttttagaattatatattaaattctaTGAATctcgcacaaaaaaaaaaaaaaaaaccccaataTTTTCAATGTTTATGACAGGATTGAAACACACCCATTGAAAGTATGCCTTGGGCTTCTCATccaccttttacttctttatttgATGTAACCTAAGAATAGCTTGAAAACCCAGCCAAACCTTAAAACAATGTTGCCGACTTAGTCACTCCATTTCTGCGGTTGCGTGGTTTAAGAGTGTTTAACATATCTACTTTAGAAataccttgtagtccagtgtcatcaaacccttccctttatacgggaggtggtggagtcaatactgactcttgtgcttcaataggttgagaaagtaattatgaacagatactgtattgtaatagagttagtagtattcaaaaaaaaattaaaattatcaattaatacatGGACAAATAGAATTAGATGAATAAACAATAATATGAGAGTTATGATTGGTATTGTAAATGGGGTTATAAGGATGGGAATGTGTGATCATTATAGTTATTATCGGTATTACAAAGATGATACAATTAACTGATTCTTCATACCTCTTACGCGTCTTGAATCATTCTAGAGTTTGGGCCTTTGGACTCTATAAATTGGAGATTGAGCTTCTAAAGTAGTTGACGAAGTGTGGACTCTATAAATTGGAGATTGAGCTTCTAAAGTAGTTGACGAAGTGTGGATATTGATCTATTGTGAATAGAGTTAACACATTGACTAATTGATCATTATAGGTATTATCAGTATTACAAAGATAATGAAGTTAACTAATGTTTCATACCTCttaaaatgatgatgatgatacaCACACGCTAAAGTAATATGCGGCTTGAATCATGTTAGAGTTTGGGCCTTTGAACTCTATAGATTGGAGATTGAGCTTCTAAAGTTGACGGAATGTGGAGATTGATCTAACAAAATGACTAATTGGGAAGCTGATTGGACAACTTGCGAACTACCTCAGGACTCTTAGGCATTGGTTTTTAGGGCTTAAGATTAATATAACTAAGATGAGGAATCTAatgtatcccaaaaaaaaaaagctagatATTTAGTCTCCAAAATGAGTAGTTGAGTGTGGTAGAGCATGGTTTTTATACCTGGAATGATCACAAGTTTAATTCTTACCAACACATTTTCAATTGAGTCTATTTGGTATTGTATTAATGAAGATAAGGTTTATGATTTGATAGTATATCTTATATCACATCACTTAAGCTATCAAAGCATGTCCATTTGTCGAGTTTTTGTGGactcataaataaaataatagaggATAGTGATTGTCAACCGGTAACTACTCATGTACTACGGGCACCTTGCgtgttgtgaattttttttttccatctacCAAAAGCTCCAAAATAGCAAATGAACTCCTCTCTTTTCTTCTGTTACCTTCACTCCTCTTTCTTCCagtaaccccaaaaaaaaaaaaaaactcttggAAAGCCTccattagaaatttagaattgCATTGAGCAATAGGTTGGTCTACCATATTGAGGTAGGTAAGGATTATAGTTTGAGTTGAAAGCTTGGGCTGCTGGATCCATACTTCTCAAAAGTGATTTATTTATGGAACTGGTgcaacatttttattattatgtttttttttttttttataaatggaATGGAACAGTTTGCACCAATGACTAACGGGGAAAAGTAACGGATAGAATCCCAACCATAACAGCTAGCCAGAGCCCAAAGGTATTTGAACGGTTCTATTTCAAAATAATGGGTATAAAACGCGTAGCATGGCGAGACAATTATTACGCCAAAAAAGTCAACTAATACAGCATCCAACCAAAAACAGGGACCAATATTACTGTAACGGTTGAACTAATACCCTGATTTGGCGTTAACTTTTCATTTACACTTGCTTCCAAATTAAATATGGAATTGATAATTAGGTGATCTCAATTTTATCagattaattttaaattgataggaTTTGTTCATTGATTTATTGTAAAGGTAAATTATGAATTGCGCAATTAATTTACTGATCAGACCTTAGTCTTTATGTATACACAAGGGATCTAATCCACACATTTCAAGACCCTTTTTCTATTCATGTTTTCAATGAAATTTGAACTCCAACTCCTACACTGTCGCCTTCTGTCTGTGATTTCAAATAAGGCAATGAACCACTATGCTAAATTCAGATCAATTTTTTTACCAGTTCTCTCAACTAGTCAACTAACAACCATACATTGAGACTAATTTTATTCTTGTGGATCAAAACATAAACTCAAGACTTCTGATTAAATTGAAAGAGACCCACACTTTCTCATCTAAATTAGATAACTACTAGTATAGtatagaaagaaaagaaaagaatatagTAAGATAATACTTGCAGTAGCAGTAATAGTTGTTCGAAAGTCAAACTTTTATAAGGTTACAGAAACTGGAAGCAAGCAGAGGGAGAGGATTACTTTATGGTCACATGAAGCATAACATCACATGATTGCCGTATCGTGTCATGTAAACCTCCGTTACATTTTCGTTACTCTTACCTTTCTTGACGTTAACGCCCCTCAACACCTTTTCTGTTTATTTCTTTGTTGGGAGGGGCAACATAGGAAAAAGGAACACTGGTGCCCACCTGCCGTCTACACGTGCCTGCCAAGCTGTGGCACATGCCATCcggaaaattaaaaataaaaataagaaaagtgaTGAGTGAGATGGAAGGCGAAGGCggaaataaaattcaaaaaataaaaatttattattatgctCTCTCTCTACCGTCTACCACTGTCCCCACACCCACTATGGACATTGTAGGGGTAACGTCGACGTTTCTAAAACCCATATATACCCTTCACTCTCTCACTCTATACTCTATCTATGGTATACGTAGCTCCCAAGTCCCAACAaacaaagagagagaaagaaagagagagaagaagaaatcgCAGAGAGAATTCCATTGCAGTGGAATAGTGTAGTAGTGGGGTACTGTGAGGAGTAGTAGATTCCAAGAAATCTGTCAACAAGGAAGAAATTCTTCGCGAGGTCATCGTGGTCATTTCATTCTCGCCTCCGAGATTCCAACgcagagaggaagaagaagaatagaAATCTGTGGAGTGAGTTTGGATTTTGATTGGAGCATTCGCGAGACAGGAATATGGAGAGGAGCACTCCGGTGAGGAAGTCACACACTTCGACGGCAGATCTGCTTACCTGGTCGGAGAATCCGCCGGAATTTTCCCCTGCTTCCGCCTCTGCACCTCGTTCCTCCGCCCGCTCCCACCAGGTCTTTCCTCAAAATccacacttttttatttttcatttttttaatttttttggaaaGTGTATTATTGGTTGATTGatataataagaaaaatttacagtttgatttatttttattttttatgacaTGAAATTGCAGCCGTCAGATGGGATCCAGAAAGTGGTGTTCGGAGGTCAAGTGACGGATGATGAGGTCGAGAGCTTGAATAAAAGGTCAAAGATATATCTGACTCCTCTCTTAACATCACGCCCTTTAGATTAGtgtcatttttattattctcCGTGAAAACATTATGGTATATGTTTTTTTGAATTGTTTCATTCTTATGATTTTTGTGAGTTGTccaaatttcaaatacataatttgtCTGAGACTAATTAATGCTGAAATGGCAGAACCGAGGGGTAGGAGGGTttggggaggggggaggggggattGTTGCAGAACGGACATTACGGaggatttgttttcttgttatTCTTTGGCTGCTTTCTTCACGGTTTTGTCAACaatgtttgtcttttgctccattgtttatatttttcaaatgttCAAGAACTCTAATATTTtgcctcatttttttttaatatttttttcttttaaatttagcTTTCCAACAACAAGTCACCGTAAGTTTACCTTGTTTGGGGTAATCAGTTAATGGAAAGTGTACTGACTACGGAGTATTTTTGTTTCCTTCCCCTCTAATCATTTGATCATTCTGTTGCCCCATTCTAATGCAAAATGTAACAATGATTAATTGATTTGTTTATGCTTAAATGTGTTTTCCCCTCTCCTTTCAACTGGTTTCTATACAGGGATGCATTCATACCATGAAATTCTTGAGCCATGCATTACTCCATTcagttgccctgccaaatcttttgttttttaaagtcAATTTTGTATCTCAATTAGTATTGAGCTAGCCTAGCTGCTATATAGGGATACACTTACCCTTGCTGCCATCTATGTTCAACTCCTATATTTATGTTAGTTGAAATTACTATTTGTATTTGATTTTCTTCCAAGTATATGCTGCATAACCTGCATTGTAATGGACCTGCCATATAGATCTGATCTTGTCACCATCCATGGCATGCAGCATAAGATGGGTGTATCAATGACTTGCTAGATTATGTGTTGTGCTCAATTACTTTTCGTTTGTATTGTTTCCCTCGTTTAGGATACAAGAATTGAGTTACTGCCTACATTAGAATAGTGACTGAATAACATCTTCCCACCTCCGAAATAGTTGCTTTGTGAGATGTGCTGATGCAGTTAGGTTTGGCAATGTCTCAGGAAACCATGTTCAGGTTATAAGTTAAAAGAGATGACAGGTAGTGGAATTTTTGCATCGACCGGTGAAGATGACATGCTAGAATCTGAGAATGCAAATGCTACTCCAAGCAACAAAACTGGACTGCGAATGTATCAGGTACATTAGTACATATCACAGCATTTGGTATTTGATGAATTATGAGGGTGATGGTTAGCACCACTCAAATCATTTAAACATTTCACTATGTCCCACAGCAAGCTGTTGCTAGCATGAGCCAAATTTCATTTGGTGAAGATGAAGCTGTTTCACCGAAGAAGCCAACTTCACTGCCTGAAGTGGCAAAGCAGCGGGAGCTAAGTGGAACTCTAGAAAGTGAGGCAGATGCGATGTTGAAGAAGCAGCTTTCTGATGCAAAATGCAAAGAGCTTAGTGGCCATGACATCTTTGCCCCTCCACCTGAAATCAAGCCTCGACCATTAACTGCACGGGCATTGGCATTAAGAGAAAGCATTACCATTGGAGAGCCTGCTCCCAATCACGTATGTATACTACCCTAAGCTTTATCATGAATTGTGTAGTTCGTATGTGGGAAATTGGTATAATTCTGACTAACCTATTTTAATAGGCCTGACCATTGCAACATGCTAAATTTATGAATGTTGAGGATAATAGTCCTGACCGAGTGGTCTGAGAAATTCCACTCTATCTGTATTTTCCTATGCTTTTGattcttttgaaatttagccctttatactttctcaaactaGAGTCACAGTTGGTAACTGTTGAACTTGAGTTTGCATATATTCATGCTATGCTTGGGATTTTGTGATTCATTTAGGTTCATATCCCCTTCAATTAGTACATTTCATTACGCCCTTTGTTCATCTTTTGCAGGATCCTGAAGCCAGTGAAGAAGTTGTCAAGACAGCAAAGAAAATTCCCAACCAGAAGCTTGCAGAGCTGTCTGGAAATGACATTTTCAAGGGAGATACTCCCCCAGCACTGGCAGAGAAGCACCTAAGCTCTGCAAAGCTGCGAGAAATGAGTGGCAGTAACATCTTTGCGGATGGAAAAGTAGAATCTCGGGACTTCTATGGTGGTGTCCGCAAGCCTCCTGGTGGCGAGAGCAGTATTGCGTTGGTGTAACTTGTTAGGTCTAACTCAAATCGGTTCATATCATCATTCACCATTTGTGTTTCCTTCTCTTATTTGTAGCAGGGGTCGTTTTTCCTGTGATGTGACCATGTGTTTTTTAATGGATTTGTTGTGTGTTAGGCTTCATTAACAAGTCAACCAGAGCTATGAACCATTTAGCTAATTGGGTTGTATTGTTCATAAATCTATGTTTTGGTTGTTCGTGTGTATGAAGATGTCTGTGCACTGGATTTAATTTACACTCAAAATGCTTCTTGGTTTTGATTTTTCTGAACTGCCAACAACCCAGGTTGTCAGTCTGGTTGTCTTGAAATACAATTGCTATATTGTTTATGAGAGTTTGCAGGCGTGTTATTTATTAGATGTCTTTTGGGTGAAACCTACCTTATGGTCCCGACCGGTAGAAGACTGTATAAGGTAAATTAACTTAAGTTGTTTATAGTTGAAcaactcaaactaaaaaggCGACTctatcaaaaatcaaatttgaaacttGCCTTGATTGAAATTGCTCGTGTATATCGCTCATGTATATAGTTAACTATATGTACACAATCTAAATTGGGGC
Coding sequences within it:
- the LOC115997047 gene encoding uncharacterized protein LOC115997047, with translation MERSTPVRKSHTSTADLLTWSENPPEFSPASASAPRSSARSHQPSDGIQKVVFGGQVTDDEVESLNKRKPCSGYKLKEMTGSGIFASTGEDDMLESENANATPSNKTGLRMYQQAVASMSQISFGEDEAVSPKKPTSLPEVAKQRELSGTLESEADAMLKKQLSDAKCKELSGHDIFAPPPEIKPRPLTARALALRESITIGEPAPNHDPEASEEVVKTAKKIPNQKLAELSGNDIFKGDTPPALAEKHLSSAKLREMSGSNIFADGKVESRDFYGGVRKPPGGESSIALV